One region of Solanum pennellii chromosome 6, SPENNV200 genomic DNA includes:
- the LOC107021857 gene encoding laccase-3-like: MDTCISCLIVVILSLLSTFANAEFHYHEFIVQETSVTRLCRTKNIITVNGQFPGPTLTVRNGDTLFVTVVNRARYNVTIHWHGVRLMRTPWADGPEYVTQCPIRPGGFYTYRFTIENQEGTLWWHAHSKWLRATVYGALVILPKQGSNFPFSLPQKDFPVILGEWWNRDIIAVQRQAQFTGAAPNNSDAYTINGQPGDLYRCSTQGTVKYSVNPGESVLLRVINAALNQQLFFSVANHMLTVVGIDATYNKPFTTNVIMVGPGQTTNVILTANQSPGRYYMAARAYATVRNGQFDNTTTTAILEYTNVNSGANSRPLLPQLPAFNDTATATAFANQLRSIPSNNRVPNQIDDNLFFTVGLGLVNCTPGPRCQGPNNTRFAASVNNISFVIPRRTSLLQAYYQNIPGIYTLDFPPVPPVQFDYTGNVSRGLWQPRFGTKLYKLKFGSNVQIVLQDTAIFSTEDHPIHLHGYHFWVVGQGFGNFNPQTDTANFNLIDPPVRNTIDVPVGGWAVIRFVADNPGVWLLHCHIDSHLSWGLAMAFIVENGIGEKQTMEPPPPDLPQC; encoded by the exons ATGGATACTTGTATAAGTTGTCTCATTGTGGTTATACTATCACTACTCTCTACTTTTGCTAATGCAGAATTTCATTACCATGAATTTATT gTTCAAGAAACTAGTGTAACTAGGCTATGCAGAACCAAGAATATAATTACAGTGAATGGACAATTCCCAGGGCCAACCTTGACAGTTCGAAATGGAGATACATTGTTTGTTACTGTTGTTAATAGAGCTCGTTACAACGTTACCATTCATTG GCATGGGGTTCGTCTAATGCGAACACCATGGGCTGATGGGCCTGAGTATGTTACACAATGCCCAATTAGACCAGGAGGATTTTACACATACAGATTTACTATTGAAAATCAAGAGGGTACATTGTGGTGGCATGCTCACAGCAAATGGCTTAGAGCAACTGTTTATGGAGCATTAGTTATTTTACCTAAACAGGGTTCTAATTTCCCTTTTTCACTGCCCCAGAAAGATTTTCCTGTTATTCTTG GAGAATGGTGGAACAGAGACATTATTGCAGTACAAAGACAAGCACAATTTACTGGAGCAGCTCCTAATAATTCTGATGCATATACTATTAATGGTCAACCTGGTGACCTATACAGATGCTCTACACAAG GTACTGTGAAATACTCTGTGAATCCGGGAGAATCAGTTCTCCTGAGGGTGATCAACGCTGCACTCAATCAACAACTTTTCTTCTCAGTTGCAAACCACATGCTCACTGTTGTGGGTATTGATGCTACTTACAACAAGCCATTTACAACTAATGTCATTATGGTTGGACCTGGACAAACAACTAATGTAATTCTAACTGCTAATCAGTCCCCTGGCCGATACTACATGGCCGCTCGTGCCTATGCCACAGTTAGAAATGGGCAATTTGATAACACTACTACCACTGCCATACTTGAGTACACAAATGTCAACTCGGGGGCGAATTCAAGGCCTTTATTGCCTCAACTTCCTGCCTTCAATGATACAGCCACAGCCACTGCTTTCGCTAACCAATTGAGGAGCATCCCTAGCAATAATAGAGTTCCCAATCAGATTGATGACAACTTGTTTTTCACTGTTGGACTAGGCTTAGTGAATTGCACTCCTGGCCCTAGATGTCAAGGGCCTAACAATACGCGATTTGCTGCTAGCGTGAACAACATTTCATTTGTTATTCCTAGAAGAACTTCATTGCTCCAGGCCTATTACCAAAACATTCCAGGGATTTATACATTGGACTTCCCACCTGTTCCACCGGTGCAATTTGATTACACGGGTAACGTTTCACGAGGACTTTGGCAACCAAGATTTGGAACAAAGTTGTATAAGCTCAAGTTTGGTTCTAATGTACAAATTGTGTTGCAAGATACTGCTATTTTTTCAACAGAGGATCACCCTATACATCTTCACGGATATCATTTTTGGGTCGTTGGACAAGGTTTTGGTAACTTCAATCCTCAAACTGATACTGCTAACTTTAACTTGATCGATCCGCCTGTCAGGAACACAATCGATGTTCCTGTTGGTGGATGGGCAGTCATCCGTTTTGTTGCTGATAATCCAG GGGTTTGGTTGTTACACTGCCACATTGATTCTCATTTGTCTTGGGGCCTAGCTATGGCATTCATCGTCGAAAATGGAATAGGCGAGAAACAGACAATGGAACCACCTCCACCAGATCTACCACAAtgctaa
- the LOC107021149 gene encoding mitochondrial import inner membrane translocase subunit TIM17-2-like, whose protein sequence is MGTPETSREPCPDRILDDVGGAFGMGAVGGSAFHFLKGIYNSPKGERLIGGTQAVRMNAPRIGGSFAVWGGLFSTFDCSMVYLRQKEDPWNSIIAGAATGGFLQMRQGLGAASRSALFGGVLLALIEGAGIMLNKVMSAPQNFPPMDDPLPNVPRVPGYPPGQLPGQPMRQLPGQAPVSIDGMMTESSAPASSSSTSWFGGLFGGGKKEETAPSGGSKTQVLESFDAPNPPTFEYK, encoded by the coding sequence ATGGGAACACCGGAGACCTCTCGTGAACCGTGCCCTGACcgtatacttgatgatgttggcgGAGCATTTGGTATGGGTGCTGTTGGAGGTTCAGCCTTCCACTTCTTAAAAGGCATTTACAACTCACCAAAAGGTGAGCGCTTGATTGGTGGTACACAGGCAGTGCGCATGAATGCTCCTCGTATTGGTGGTAGTTTTGCTGTGTGGGGTGGCCTATTTTCCACCTTTGATTGTTCAATGGTTTATCTCCGGCAGAAAGAAGATCCTTGGAACTCAATTATTGCTGGTGCAGCAACTGGTGGCTTTCTACAGATGCGGCAGGGACTAGGTGCTGCTTCTAGATCAGCATTGTTTGGTGGAGTTTTACTTGCGTTGATAGAGGGAGCTGGAATCATGTTAAATAAAGTCATGAGTGCACCCCAGAATTTCCCACCCATGGATGACCCACTACCAAATGTCCCTAGGGTGCCTGGATATCCACCTGGGCAGCTGCCTGGTCAACCAATGAGGCAGCTTCCTGGTCAAGCTCCAGTAAGTATTGATGGTATGATGACAGAATCTTCAGCGCCAGCCTCTTCTTCCTCGACATCCTGGTTTGGAGGGCTTTTTGGAGGTGGAAAGAAAGAGGAGACTGCGCCAAGTGGTGGTAGCAAGACACAGGTTTTAGAGAGCTTTGATGCTCCTAACCCACCTACCTTTGAATATAAATGA